A section of the Paenibacillus yonginensis genome encodes:
- a CDS encoding cysteine desulfurase family protein — protein sequence MKYFDHAASTPPHPEVIRTIAEVMQAHYGNPSSLHASGEAGFKLLKKAREVCAGTLGVQPSEIVFTSGATESNNMAIKGAALQYRSRGKHLVTSMIEHPSVYESFRQLEGFGFEVAFVPVQTNGTVDIETVMRTVREDTVLVSIMHVNNETGSIQPVAEIARELKQKYPRVLVHVDGVQGFGKVPLQLKDSGIDLYSLSAHKFRGPRGAGLLYVRKGIQLFPLLSGGGQESGVRSGTENVPAVVGMAKALRLAKEQEAEHVRNWRKVRERLVEGIASLPELELNSPAEGAPHIVHFSFPGMKPEVVLHCLEEEGLEVSTKSACSSKTSEPSRVLLAMGKSMETAQSGIRISLGDEHTSEDADLLIEALTKAVKRLSGLKGGLK from the coding sequence GTGAAATATTTTGATCATGCAGCGTCTACTCCTCCTCATCCGGAGGTTATCCGGACCATTGCTGAAGTGATGCAGGCGCATTACGGCAATCCATCTTCCTTGCACGCTTCGGGTGAAGCCGGGTTTAAACTGCTTAAGAAAGCCAGAGAGGTTTGTGCGGGGACGCTTGGCGTGCAGCCTTCTGAAATTGTGTTCACGTCCGGGGCGACCGAAAGCAATAATATGGCGATAAAAGGCGCTGCCCTGCAGTACAGATCCCGAGGCAAACATCTGGTTACGTCCATGATTGAGCATCCTTCGGTTTATGAGTCTTTCCGTCAATTGGAAGGGTTTGGTTTTGAAGTCGCTTTTGTGCCTGTTCAAACGAACGGGACTGTGGATATAGAAACGGTTATGCGGACGGTTCGAGAGGATACGGTGCTGGTCTCCATTATGCACGTGAATAATGAGACCGGCAGCATACAGCCTGTGGCGGAAATCGCCCGTGAGTTGAAACAGAAATATCCGCGTGTACTCGTGCATGTCGATGGTGTTCAAGGGTTTGGCAAAGTCCCGCTGCAGCTTAAGGACAGCGGAATTGACCTGTACAGCTTGTCGGCACATAAATTCCGCGGGCCAAGAGGCGCCGGGCTGTTGTATGTTCGTAAAGGGATTCAGCTGTTTCCGCTGCTGTCCGGCGGAGGGCAGGAGAGTGGAGTTCGCTCCGGCACGGAGAATGTGCCGGCTGTGGTTGGCATGGCCAAAGCGCTGCGGCTGGCCAAAGAACAGGAAGCCGAACATGTCCGCAATTGGCGGAAGGTTCGGGAACGGCTTGTAGAAGGCATTGCTTCGCTGCCCGAGCTTGAGCTGAATTCACCGGCAGAAGGCGCGCCGCATATTGTTCATTTTTCCTTCCCGGGCATGAAACCTGAAGTGGTGCTGCACTGCCTGGAGGAAGAGGGGCTGGAGGTATCGACTAAATCGGCCTGCTCTTCCAAAACAAGCGAACCAAGCCGGGTGCTGCTGGCTATGGGGAAATCCATGGAGACAGCGCAGAGCGGAATCAGAATCAGCCTGGGAGATGAACATACGTCCGAGGACGCCGACCTGCTGATTGAAGCGTTAACCAAAGCCGTCAAGCGGCTTAGCGGATTGAAAGGTGGACTGAAATAA
- a CDS encoding lytic transglycosylase domain-containing protein, with translation MQIDPRIVKQLIEYQMMNSIDLTGTTLQGTQNGDTDSFFNQMLQELMAGGSSTDSVSSLANASLSTSSAAGGINLDPGNSQLWYQMISQALSDGGSDLVSSITNDTPATASSVQGSGSSTAYDGLIAEASRKYGVPEALIKAVIDTESSFRPHVESSAGAKGLMQLMDGTARGLGVSDPFDPAQNIDGGVRYLSYQLKRYGGEIKTALAAYNAGPGKVNGLGVSNDAELMDKLHQLPVETQQYIGKIERAMAKYA, from the coding sequence ATGCAAATCGATCCGCGTATTGTGAAACAGCTGATTGAATATCAAATGATGAACAGCATCGACCTGACGGGTACTACGCTGCAGGGAACTCAAAATGGCGATACGGATTCTTTTTTTAATCAAATGCTGCAGGAACTGATGGCTGGCGGCAGCAGCACGGATTCGGTCTCTTCGCTTGCCAATGCTTCACTTTCTACGTCTTCCGCTGCTGGCGGAATCAATCTGGACCCAGGGAACAGCCAGCTTTGGTATCAAATGATTTCCCAGGCCCTTTCAGATGGAGGTTCTGATCTGGTTTCCTCCATCACGAATGACACACCGGCGACGGCCTCTTCTGTTCAAGGAAGCGGGAGCTCAACGGCTTATGACGGGCTGATTGCGGAAGCAAGCCGCAAATACGGCGTACCGGAAGCTTTGATCAAAGCTGTGATCGATACGGAATCTTCCTTTAGACCCCATGTGGAATCGTCCGCAGGAGCCAAAGGACTTATGCAGCTGATGGATGGAACAGCCCGGGGGCTCGGTGTCAGCGATCCGTTTGATCCTGCCCAGAACATCGACGGAGGCGTCCGGTATTTGTCCTATCAGCTCAAGCGTTATGGTGGGGAAATCAAAACGGCTCTGGCTGCTTATAATGCCGGACCGGGCAAGGTTAACGGATTGGGCGTAAGCAATGACGCCGAATTGATGGACAAGCTGCACCAGCTGCCAGTCGAAACTCAGCAGTACATTGGCAAAATCGAAAGAGCGATGGCCAAATACGCTTAA
- a CDS encoding DUF1540 domain-containing protein, whose product MCKADLIMIDIDKHASAQYNEEFAGENFDTEHQDYASTSAATCCHTFKPKQQ is encoded by the coding sequence GTGTGCAAAGCCGATCTTATTATGATTGATATTGATAAACACGCCTCGGCTCAATATAACGAAGAATTTGCCGGGGAGAACTTTGACACCGAACACCAGGATTATGCAAGCACTTCTGCAGCGACTTGCTGCCATACGTTTAAACCGAAACAGCAATAA
- a CDS encoding DUF3907 family protein, whose product MHEANTRDLCESARNKLKTAAERIETFLNQYSLPQLAEEQDEESVRFYKGFLSDLRHLLVFSEANYEKLGVLLRRASFDKESGEKALYHVYHDCVNLFFYPKSESYAEDGRYAYTGQDAIRFRRKPASAARAVILDITRIFEELRDDLTYYESDYLTQLRMQKSGC is encoded by the coding sequence ATGCATGAAGCGAACACCCGAGATCTATGTGAATCCGCTAGAAACAAACTCAAAACAGCTGCAGAAAGAATCGAAACATTTCTGAACCAGTATTCGCTGCCCCAGTTGGCGGAAGAACAGGATGAGGAATCGGTACGTTTCTACAAAGGTTTCTTGAGCGACCTTCGTCATCTGCTTGTATTTTCGGAGGCGAATTACGAGAAACTGGGTGTACTGCTGCGCCGGGCCAGTTTCGACAAAGAATCTGGAGAGAAAGCGCTGTACCATGTTTATCATGATTGCGTGAACCTTTTCTTTTATCCGAAAAGCGAAAGCTATGCGGAGGACGGCCGGTATGCTTATACAGGCCAGGATGCGATCCGTTTCCGCAGGAAACCGGCAAGCGCAGCCCGTGCAGTTATTCTGGATATCACCCGGATTTTTGAGGAACTGCGCGACGATCTGACTTATTATGAAAGCGACTATTTAACGCAGCTTCGCATGCAGAAAAGCGGCTGCTAA
- a CDS encoding S8 family peptidase: MLGLTAAVASALVLPGCASGPAQHARNEQQVQEQASPESEHRLKQKMLMQDIHATDKLTRRDARMHVEDLSARYVRNPKDAARYAADLTQTHPHLLAVLPYGDFNGASEVRSPSFKSSADENKELTSYIRFAKSALIRGKSYASPSFPQEAPKYFVTAVPSTGSSKQRRGIIGIFSTGILEKVENHQRKNLRLIPYPREGKYSVESVHPDTLRDITVKTGSDNENASHFYENEVVVTFKKAPTNADLQRIEQEIDGCKPSKVLRNTYIFHADGKSMKELDAYFRKNWDPKYVEPHYLYLTNETTGLDGRTEIPNDILFSEYQWNLPITSTNKGWTLSKGTNDVIVAVVDTGVDLDHPDLAGRTLPGYNVVNPDERPMDDVGHGTHVAGIIAANVNNREGIAGMTWNTKILPVKALDNSGSGTTYSVAQGIIWATDHGAKVINLSLGNYAEAQFLHDAIQYAFDHDVVVIAATGNDNTERPGYPAAYPEVLSVSATDSHQKRASFSNFGDYIDVMAPGESIASTYPGNQYAALSGTSMASPHVAALAALIRSENPQLKNTEVMDIIRHTTEDLGTPGRDKYYGFGQINVFSALQAAGKGNGTGTGNIQNPGPVQLWPQQMEEKLYRLLKRLNSRS; this comes from the coding sequence TTGCTTGGCCTAACCGCCGCCGTAGCGTCCGCTCTGGTCCTGCCGGGGTGCGCCTCAGGACCGGCTCAGCATGCTCGAAATGAGCAGCAAGTCCAGGAACAAGCCAGTCCGGAAAGCGAGCATCGCCTCAAACAAAAGATGCTTATGCAGGACATTCATGCGACCGACAAGCTGACCCGCAGAGACGCCCGCATGCATGTAGAAGACCTGTCCGCCCGTTATGTTCGGAATCCCAAAGATGCCGCCCGTTATGCAGCGGATCTGACTCAAACTCATCCGCATCTGCTCGCCGTGCTTCCTTATGGTGATTTTAACGGAGCATCGGAAGTACGCAGTCCCTCCTTTAAATCTTCAGCGGACGAAAATAAAGAGCTGACTTCCTATATCCGTTTTGCCAAAAGCGCATTGATTCGGGGAAAAAGCTATGCTTCGCCGTCTTTCCCTCAGGAAGCGCCCAAATATTTTGTCACTGCTGTTCCCAGTACCGGCTCAAGCAAGCAGCGGCGCGGCATCATCGGCATATTCAGCACCGGCATTCTGGAGAAGGTTGAGAATCACCAGCGCAAAAATCTGCGTTTGATTCCTTATCCAAGAGAAGGGAAATACAGCGTGGAGTCCGTTCATCCGGACACGCTGCGGGATATCACCGTCAAAACGGGAAGCGATAACGAAAATGCCAGCCATTTCTATGAAAACGAAGTGGTCGTTACCTTCAAAAAGGCGCCTACAAACGCTGATCTGCAGCGGATTGAACAGGAGATTGACGGCTGCAAGCCGTCCAAGGTGCTGAGAAACACTTACATCTTTCATGCTGATGGCAAATCCATGAAGGAGCTCGATGCTTATTTCCGCAAAAATTGGGATCCTAAATATGTGGAGCCCCACTATTTATATTTAACCAATGAAACAACCGGACTGGACGGAAGAACCGAAATTCCCAACGATATTTTATTCTCGGAGTATCAATGGAATCTTCCGATTACCAGCACCAATAAAGGGTGGACGCTGTCCAAAGGAACCAACGACGTTATCGTAGCGGTAGTTGATACCGGCGTCGACCTGGATCATCCCGATTTGGCCGGCCGTACCCTGCCGGGCTACAATGTGGTTAATCCAGATGAAAGACCGATGGACGATGTCGGTCACGGCACTCATGTGGCCGGCATTATAGCGGCAAATGTCAACAACCGCGAAGGCATCGCCGGCATGACGTGGAATACCAAAATTCTGCCGGTCAAAGCGCTGGACAACAGCGGATCAGGCACCACCTATTCGGTGGCCCAGGGCATTATTTGGGCTACAGATCATGGCGCTAAGGTGATCAACTTAAGCCTTGGCAACTATGCGGAAGCCCAGTTTCTGCATGATGCCATCCAGTACGCGTTTGATCATGATGTCGTGGTCATTGCCGCAACAGGGAATGACAATACAGAACGCCCGGGATATCCTGCGGCTTATCCGGAAGTGTTATCCGTTTCCGCAACCGATTCCCATCAGAAACGGGCATCATTCTCCAACTTCGGGGATTATATCGACGTGATGGCGCCGGGCGAAAGCATCGCCAGCACCTATCCCGGCAACCAATACGCAGCTTTGTCAGGCACCTCGATGGCCAGCCCGCATGTAGCTGCGCTGGCGGCCTTGATCCGCTCCGAGAATCCTCAGCTCAAGAATACCGAGGTCATGGATATTATCCGCCACACAACAGAAGATCTAGGGACGCCGGGACGCGATAAATATTACGGCTTCGGCCAAATTAATGTGTTCTCCGCGCTGCAGGCAGCCGGTAAAGGGAACGGCACTGGGACCGGTAATATACAAAATCCGGGTCCCGTGCAGCTGTGGCCGCAGCAGATGGAGGAGAAGCTTTACCGTCTGCTGAAACGGCTGAATTCCCGTTCCTGA
- a CDS encoding Nif3-like dinuclear metal center hexameric protein codes for MFAKGQTVIQLMEQLAPRHVAMEGDKIGLQLGTLQKEIKQVLVALDVNQEVVDEAIRIGADLIIAHHAIIFRPLAQLQTDTPAGRLYEKLIKHDIAVYISHTNLDVTEGGMNDWMAEALGIESTDSMEDVHTDKLFKLVVFVPKDHHQKVLEAVLNAGAGHIGNYSHCSFNIEGYGTFLPGEGSDPFIGQPGKLERAEEIRMETIVPASLRSKVIQAMLKNHPYEEVAYDLYPMDLKGRTFGLGRVGKLKEPTTLGEYAELVKRELEVPFVRVVGDMEKKIRKAAVIGGSGGKYWRSAQFRGADVLVTGDVDYHTAQDALAAGIAFIDPGHNAEKIMKRKVADWLSAKLAEQRSATKVAASEVNTEVFVVR; via the coding sequence ATGTTTGCGAAAGGACAGACGGTAATACAGCTTATGGAGCAGCTTGCTCCCAGACATGTAGCAATGGAAGGCGACAAGATCGGACTGCAGCTTGGCACCTTGCAGAAAGAAATCAAGCAGGTGCTGGTAGCGCTGGACGTCAATCAGGAGGTTGTCGACGAAGCGATCCGGATCGGCGCGGATTTGATTATCGCGCACCATGCGATCATCTTCCGGCCGCTCGCCCAGCTGCAAACCGACACGCCTGCCGGACGGCTGTATGAGAAATTGATCAAACATGATATTGCCGTCTATATCAGCCATACCAACCTGGATGTGACCGAAGGCGGCATGAATGACTGGATGGCGGAAGCGCTGGGCATCGAAAGCACTGACTCCATGGAGGACGTGCACACAGACAAGCTGTTTAAGCTTGTTGTGTTTGTGCCGAAGGACCATCATCAGAAGGTGCTGGAGGCCGTATTAAACGCAGGAGCCGGGCATATCGGCAACTACAGCCACTGCAGCTTTAATATTGAGGGATACGGGACGTTTTTGCCGGGTGAAGGCAGCGACCCGTTTATCGGCCAGCCGGGCAAGCTGGAGCGCGCTGAGGAAATCCGCATGGAAACGATTGTGCCGGCCAGCCTGCGCAGCAAGGTTATTCAGGCCATGCTAAAGAACCATCCTTACGAGGAAGTAGCTTACGACCTGTACCCGATGGATCTGAAAGGACGCACCTTTGGTCTTGGGCGGGTTGGCAAACTCAAAGAGCCAACAACACTTGGCGAATACGCTGAGCTGGTGAAGCGGGAACTGGAGGTTCCTTTTGTCCGGGTCGTAGGCGATATGGAGAAAAAAATCCGCAAAGCCGCCGTCATCGGCGGCTCCGGAGGCAAATACTGGCGTAGTGCCCAGTTCCGCGGCGCTGACGTGCTGGTCACCGGAGACGTGGATTATCACACGGCCCAGGATGCTCTGGCAGCGGGGATAGCTTTTATTGATCCTGGCCACAATGCCGAGAAGATCATGAAAAGAAAAGTGGCCGACTGGCTGAGCGCCAAGCTGGCCGAGCAGCGCAGCGCAACGAAAGTGGCGGCTTCGGAAGTGAATACCGAGGTGTTTGTGGTACGTTAA
- the tnpA gene encoding IS200/IS605 family transposase yields the protein MANKNFSLAHTKWMCKYHIVFTPKYRRKEIYNQVRRDLIEIMKRLCKYKGVEILEGHMMPDHVHMLVAIPPKIWVSSFMGYLKGKSALMIFEKHANLKYKYGNRKFWAEGYYVSTVGLNEATVAKYIREQEAHDQAVDKLSVKEYEDPFSSNKSKKK from the coding sequence ATGGCAAATAAAAACTTTAGTTTAGCGCACACAAAGTGGATGTGTAAGTATCACATTGTGTTCACCCCGAAGTATAGACGTAAAGAGATCTACAATCAAGTGAGACGAGATCTAATTGAAATCATGAAGCGTCTATGTAAATACAAGGGAGTCGAGATATTAGAAGGACATATGATGCCGGATCATGTGCACATGCTGGTGGCGATTCCACCGAAAATATGGGTGTCTTCCTTTATGGGCTATTTAAAAGGGAAAAGCGCACTCATGATCTTTGAGAAGCATGCCAATTTGAAGTATAAGTATGGGAATCGTAAATTCTGGGCGGAAGGCTACTACGTAAGTACAGTGGGGCTAAATGAAGCCACCGTCGCCAAATACATTCGAGAGCAAGAGGCACATGACCAGGCAGTGGATAAGCTGAGTGTAAAAGAGTATGAAGATCCATTCAGCAGCAACAAGAGCAAGAAAAAGTAA
- the rpoD gene encoding RNA polymerase sigma factor RpoD, with protein MTNEQHTELETELTLEQVKEQLMELGKKRSSLTYKEIMEKLSPFEQDPEQMDEFFEQLNDNGIDVTNVSDEELARRQGDDEEHSDQDDFNFDDDLSLPPGIKINDPVRMYLKEIGRVPLLSANEEIELAQRIENGDEEAKRRLAEANLRLVVSIAKRYVGRGMLFLDLIQEGNMGLIKAVEKFDYSKGFKFSTYATWWIRQAITRAIADQARTIRIPVHMVETINKLIRVSRQLLQELGREPAPEEIAAEMELSVEKVREIMKIAQEPVSLETPIGEEDDSHLGDFIEDQEALAPADAAAYELLKEQLEDVLDTLTEREENVLRLRFGLDDGRTRTLEEVGKVFGVTRERIRQIEAKALRKLRHPSRSKRLKDFLE; from the coding sequence ATGACGAACGAACAGCATACTGAACTAGAAACGGAATTGACGCTTGAGCAGGTGAAAGAACAGCTCATGGAACTGGGCAAAAAGCGGTCATCTCTGACATATAAGGAAATCATGGAGAAGCTTTCTCCGTTTGAACAGGATCCCGAACAGATGGATGAGTTTTTTGAACAGTTGAACGATAACGGCATTGATGTGACCAATGTCAGCGATGAGGAGCTCGCAAGACGCCAGGGCGATGACGAAGAGCACAGCGATCAGGACGACTTCAACTTTGATGATGATCTGAGTCTGCCGCCAGGGATCAAAATCAATGACCCTGTACGGATGTATCTCAAAGAAATCGGCCGGGTTCCTTTGTTGTCGGCCAATGAAGAGATCGAACTGGCCCAGCGGATTGAAAACGGCGACGAGGAAGCGAAGCGGCGGCTGGCCGAAGCGAATCTGCGCCTGGTGGTCAGTATTGCCAAACGTTATGTAGGCAGAGGCATGCTGTTCCTGGATTTGATTCAGGAAGGCAACATGGGGCTTATCAAGGCAGTCGAGAAATTTGATTACTCCAAAGGCTTCAAATTCAGCACCTATGCAACCTGGTGGATCAGACAGGCCATTACCCGTGCTATTGCGGATCAGGCCAGAACGATCCGGATTCCCGTGCATATGGTTGAGACGATCAATAAGCTGATCCGCGTTTCCAGACAGCTGCTGCAGGAGCTCGGACGTGAACCGGCGCCAGAGGAAATTGCGGCTGAGATGGAGCTCAGCGTGGAGAAGGTGCGCGAAATCATGAAAATTGCCCAGGAGCCGGTGTCACTCGAGACACCGATCGGGGAAGAAGACGATTCGCATCTGGGAGATTTCATCGAGGATCAGGAGGCGCTTGCCCCTGCAGACGCTGCAGCCTACGAACTCTTGAAAGAGCAGCTTGAAGATGTGCTTGATACCCTCACGGAACGCGAGGAGAACGTACTCCGGCTGCGGTTTGGCCTGGACGACGGACGTACACGGACCTTGGAGGAAGTAGGCAAGGTATTTGGCGTTACCCGGGAGCGCATCCGTCAGATTGAAGCCAAAGCTTTGCGGAAGCTCCGTCACCCAAGCCGCAGCAAACGGTTGAAGGATTTTCTTGAATAG
- the dnaG gene encoding DNA primase: MSTGRNIPEEVIEAVLRHHDIVDTVSKHVHLTKQGKYMKGLCPFHSEKTPSFTVTPDRQIFHCYGCGAGGNAIKFRMEIEGLTFPEAVKTMAEEAHIPFQDAGTSAAAPQNPELEALLQANEWSGKFYHFLLKNTEYGQQAMDYLKNRGIHERLIDQFDIGYAPARWDTLLQFLEKRSFDLAAMEKGGLLSAKNDGSGFVDRFRDRVIFPIHNRSGKVIAFAGRILGDGQPKYLNSPESKLFSKSRTLYNLHRSKNEIRKKRQVVIFEGFGDVISAWDAGVHNTVATMGTALTESHAAILKSLADEAIVCYDGDNAGQAAAMKSIPILEGAGFKVRIAMIGDGLDPDEYVRKYGGERFLHQIVEGAVSSVKFKLIYLRKNHILLEEAGKVAYIKEAMEVIAPLPSPTEREIYLKELSADLQVSFESLKQECNQYRQELQKNQNDGDNNANWWNNGRHKNRQPEAPVLLPAYHVAERRLLSFMLQDEEVASYVHDRLGDQFNIKEHAAIAAYLYAYYAQGKSADASRFMSSLQDEKLEKTVSSIAMMDTPGEWSTQELDDCIREIRKVPVKSDIDRKREEMIAAEKAGDFLTAAQIASEIIALERQ; the protein is encoded by the coding sequence ATGAGTACCGGACGAAACATCCCGGAAGAAGTCATTGAAGCTGTACTGCGACACCATGATATCGTGGATACCGTTAGCAAGCATGTTCATCTCACGAAACAAGGGAAGTACATGAAGGGGCTTTGTCCGTTTCATTCCGAGAAGACCCCGTCTTTCACCGTGACGCCGGACCGTCAGATTTTCCATTGTTATGGCTGCGGTGCAGGCGGTAATGCTATTAAATTCAGAATGGAAATTGAAGGCCTGACCTTTCCGGAAGCGGTGAAGACGATGGCGGAGGAGGCGCATATTCCTTTTCAGGATGCGGGAACTTCAGCTGCGGCTCCGCAGAATCCGGAGCTTGAAGCGCTGCTTCAGGCCAATGAATGGTCGGGCAAATTTTATCATTTTCTGCTTAAAAATACGGAATACGGTCAGCAGGCCATGGACTATTTGAAGAACCGCGGGATTCATGAACGGCTGATCGACCAGTTCGACATCGGTTATGCTCCGGCCCGCTGGGATACGCTCCTCCAATTTTTGGAGAAACGTTCCTTTGACCTTGCAGCCATGGAGAAAGGCGGATTGCTGTCGGCGAAGAACGACGGTTCCGGTTTTGTGGACCGATTCAGGGACAGAGTCATTTTTCCGATTCATAACCGCAGCGGCAAGGTGATTGCGTTTGCCGGACGGATCCTGGGCGATGGACAGCCAAAATATTTGAATTCGCCGGAAAGCAAGCTGTTCAGCAAAAGCCGCACGCTTTATAACCTGCACCGGTCCAAGAATGAAATCCGCAAGAAACGACAGGTCGTTATTTTTGAAGGCTTCGGCGATGTAATCAGCGCGTGGGATGCTGGTGTGCATAATACCGTAGCCACCATGGGGACGGCTTTGACGGAAAGTCATGCGGCGATTCTGAAATCGCTCGCCGATGAAGCCATTGTCTGCTATGACGGTGACAATGCTGGACAAGCAGCAGCCATGAAGAGCATCCCGATTCTGGAAGGGGCCGGCTTCAAAGTACGCATCGCGATGATCGGCGACGGTCTGGATCCCGATGAATACGTTCGGAAATACGGGGGAGAGCGGTTTCTTCATCAGATTGTGGAAGGTGCGGTTTCATCCGTTAAATTTAAGCTAATATATTTAAGGAAAAACCATATACTGCTAGAAGAAGCAGGAAAAGTGGCCTATATCAAAGAAGCTATGGAAGTTATAGCGCCGCTGCCTTCGCCAACCGAACGTGAAATTTATTTGAAGGAGTTATCCGCAGACCTGCAGGTGTCCTTTGAAAGCTTGAAGCAGGAATGCAACCAGTACCGGCAGGAACTTCAAAAAAACCAAAACGATGGGGATAATAACGCCAATTGGTGGAATAATGGTAGGCATAAAAATAGGCAGCCCGAAGCTCCGGTGCTGCTGCCGGCTTATCATGTGGCGGAACGGCGGCTGTTATCCTTTATGCTGCAGGACGAAGAAGTGGCAAGCTATGTCCATGATCGTCTTGGAGATCAATTTAACATTAAGGAACACGCGGCCATTGCCGCTTATCTATATGCTTATTACGCCCAAGGGAAAAGTGCTGACGCCAGCCGATTTATGTCTTCACTTCAGGACGAGAAGCTGGAGAAGACTGTCAGCTCTATTGCGATGATGGACACGCCTGGGGAGTGGTCCACTCAGGAACTGGACGACTGTATCAGGGAAATCCGCAAAGTTCCCGTAAAAAGCGATATTGATCGTAAGAGAGAAGAAATGATTGCGGCGGAGAAAGCCGGTGATTTTCTAACCGCGGCACAAATTGCAAGTGAGATTATAGCCCTAGAAAGACAGTAG
- a CDS encoding YaiI/YqxD family protein — protein sequence MRIVVDGDSCPVKQEIAETARAFSVPVLMVASFDHLIQESEGVEVARVDRSSQSADMFIANHIASGDIVITQDYGLAALAIAKCCDVLSPRGEAYDAGNIDYLLERRHVQAKARRAGRHSKGPRPFTAEDRAYFQQKLTKLLEDRQEI from the coding sequence ATGAGGATCGTGGTTGACGGAGATTCTTGTCCGGTGAAACAGGAAATTGCGGAAACAGCCCGGGCTTTTTCGGTCCCTGTTCTTATGGTCGCCTCCTTTGATCATCTCATTCAGGAGAGTGAAGGAGTCGAAGTAGCCCGGGTAGACAGGAGCTCTCAAAGCGCCGATATGTTCATCGCTAACCATATTGCTTCCGGCGATATTGTCATAACACAGGATTATGGACTCGCAGCACTGGCTATTGCCAAGTGCTGCGATGTTCTGTCTCCAAGGGGCGAAGCTTATGATGCCGGAAACATCGACTATCTGCTGGAGCGGCGTCATGTTCAAGCCAAAGCGCGCAGAGCTGGCCGGCACAGCAAGGGGCCGCGACCGTTTACCGCAGAGGACCGGGCGTATTTTCAGCAAAAGTTGACAAAACTTTTAGAGGACCGGCAGGAGATCTGA